In one Cercospora beticola chromosome 1, complete sequence genomic region, the following are encoded:
- a CDS encoding uncharacterized protein (BUSCO:EOG09264C3N), translating into MSSKEATVAAFIASAPPGELANVVNDIKVLAGDEPSILRSLDPAFAQYNEEQYTTLKLPGSGDQVLLSAYNSLGDNRYFDSASQTSFAVDHATQKASDAQPHTVESAHADLITSLHKAFAAAAAEHFPSYAVGVYPAENDSAIALLLVANKYSPQNFWNGRWRSTYIYNPSSGSLSGSVKADVHYYEDGNVRMSTSKKSELNVASGNSDQIVREVAKAENKFQEDLNRSFTTLAEGSFKGLRRQLPVTRQRVEWEKIGGYRLGQDIGGGRSR; encoded by the exons ATGTCCAGCAAAGAGGCCACTGTGGCCGCTTTTATAGCATCGGCCCCGCCAGGAGAG CTCGCCAACGTGGTCAATGATATCAAAGTGCTGGCCGGAGATGAGCCCTCAATCCTGCGATCACTGGATCCCGCGTTCGCTCAATACAACGAGGAGCAATATACAACACTGAAACTGCCAGGCAGCGGGGACCAGGTCCTCCTCAGTGCATACAACTCCCTCGGAGACAACCGCTACTTTGATAGTGCCTCCCAAACTTCGTTCGCCGTCGACCACGCTACACAGAAAGCGTCCGATGCCCAGCCTCACACCGTCGAGTCCGCTCACGCCGACCTGATTACATCGCTGCACAAGGCgttcgccgctgctgcagccgAGCACTTTCCCTCGTATGCGGTAGGCGTGTATCCCGCCGAGAACGACAGTGCAATCGCATTGTTACTGGTTGCGAACAAGTACAGCCCACAGAACTTTTGGAATGGGCGCTGGCGCAGCACCTACATCTACAACCCCTCATCGGGATCGTTGAGCGGCTCAGTCAAGGCCGACGTACATTACTACGAAGACGGCAATGTCCGCATGTCcacatcgaagaagagcgagctCAATGTCGCATCGGGCAATTCAGACCAGATCGTGCGCGAGGTAGCCAAGGCGGAGAACAAGTTCCAGGAAGATCTCAATCGCTCCTTCACGACGCTTGCCGAAGGCAGCTTTAAGGGACTGAGACGCCAATTGCCTGTCACAAGGCAGCGGGTTGAGTGGGAGAAGATTGGAGGCTATCGG CTTGGCCAAGACATTGGAGGCGGACGGTCGAGATGA
- a CDS encoding uncharacterized protein (BUSCO:EOG092600XJ): MDADDAKHRRNQSASTAIPLRDLGREGAPTRADGLAREEPHRRTLSDRGRDLFRRLSNAPQYTPMPQQLPRAPSSPIAFVTTPSGLHQRVPDDDDEQHPISPLADRGAFQSAIGFAGLSFTPRSDHHHEGDSSSDWDSDGSDGPTRTPQRASRATLDTLPPLRTPASSKSKSNIAPVELDDGPAFVSPGGADDNDDTLPLTDSIRLQPLSAGKLSTPSRDGNRSTSGVSGLSARFSPSRGDSRSRSGSRLGDDLANAEQGSRLSSRHSTSLSANAESPLARTGTMLRKMSQRVVNLSNEAEVLDRDRTPPRRSFVQERTIPESEETPGLTLDGAASSKSEPNEKSKEPTSTVNVEMPELPRIDRNPLRGKSLGAFSPESRIRRGLLEFLVHPFVEPFILLLIVTQTIILAVDAAPNVYTEPRPTTWGNNWTDWLLFAIFVVYTLEIVVKVIVSGFIFNPVEYSTIDRSVGVRTALKKKADALFTLHRSSSKAGSRENALHAYRAPAPDSLLRSFTTQNFDDIPGGSRQAQKKRLAHRAFLRHSFNRLDFVAVVSFWISFVLGSAGAEYQYQVYVFRMMSCLRILRLLGITSGTSVILRSLKRAMPTLLNVAFLIGFFWLLFSIVGVQSFKSSLRRTCVFDGSLAYPPLEGPESNNTQNQPPPAGNFQFCGGWLAQNGSKMPWLKEDGSWGASKHKGFLCPIGSFCVEGDNPYNGTIGFDNILYSAELVFVIMTSNTFTDTMYYLTDSDYLAAALFYALGIIILTFWLISLLIAVITSSFQVIREESKTSAFMNAIDPAEALSETEPADSDNRRAGVKRVTGIKRAYEKTYWFWVIVIAFDLVVQSLRTDTMGRFTKHLISNTELGITLLLIFEIAFRFASDWRDFRHHRRNWFDLFLAIMTGIIQLPPIKHSGDPYAWLTVFQILRIYRVVLAVQLTRDLILLVLRHVSGVLNLILFVFLLTFLAAIFASQLFRGQLPILDGEGNYIEVTFATIFNSFLGMYQVLSSENWTDIMYNVGRFDAQYGTAWIASIFFIIWFCLANFVVLNMFIAVIQENFDVSEDQKRMQQVRMFLQRKELGSDGGGTLSLATIFKFGQMKRQDPLDFGSAATEMLLKDAVVKDFLDEIQQEEKDFRRAPTAGLTSASTLNLIRQPAGWASKFEEWFDKHVWNRQPNPFYARIQLTRPHEELNPRQLAEEVVAAAERRKISQREYLRQHPNYNTTLYMFTPENPLRKLCMRIVGPGRGQRIQGVQPNPTVWYAFSAFIYAAIVGMVLLACVTTPLYQLEYFKTHPNISDRYNWFIWTDIGFAGLFTVEAIIKVIADGFLWSPNAYFRSSWGFIDGIVLITLWINVLTSLYSPGSGSRAVGAFKALRALRLLNVSDSARDTFHSVIVLGGWKVLSAAFVSLSLLIPFAIYGLNLFAGKMAWCNDWQQYDVHNLTDCVGESVFSPIGYDMIMPRRVANVNFSYDFDSFGDALFILFQVVSQEGWVDLMWSAQSITGVFTQPAWFSQQGNAVYFVLFNLLGAVFVLTLFVSVFMRNYTEQTGVAFLTVEQRSWLELRKLLRQVAPSKRPNRQKQRQSWQEWCYRQAVTKKGKWQRTITGILIAHLALLCMEWYPEPWAWTVGRLLLFFIFTLFYIANIFVRLVGLSWTRFRKSAWDVYSLIVVSATFATAILVFGNLHSNIYSQTHKLCLVAVALMLIPRNNQLDQLFKTAAASFSAIANLLATWFVLFLVYAIAFTQTFGLTRFGENETGNINFRTVPKALILLFRISVGEGWNQLMMDFANIRPPYCTLADDYFKTDCGSKQWAYALFVSWNIISMYIFVNLFISLIYESFSYVYQRSSGLSIISREEIRRFKQAWAEYDPNGSGYITKEQFPRFLGELSGIFEMRIYDGDFTVKSLIDDCRVASHRASQLTLDGEGSNRGVKIDIDKLNRRLAELPVHEIRNRRRRMNTFYEEVLVSADPDRGIAFNALLMVLAHYKVINDSKSLKLEEFLRRRARLQRVEEAVNRNIVMGFFDTLYWSRRFRRRIDAKKSARMTAVPSFGVPEILVEDETEHEAKQSRKVEIPALSITPVDPEPDDSLRSYDAESGPSGARGRSSSGALPQLDLARRSSIQLTPTSSPIREEFHLSPEARSTHRPTASSSSIQPDWHFAAAFEGGRNSHSPPASPGEPPDPSRSRANSAVSESFSESAWGQSMRRSYTQKARGSGSKDRSSGGRDA, translated from the coding sequence ATGGACGCCGATGATGCGAAGCACCGCAGGAACCAGTCGGCCAGCACTGCCATACCACTGCGAGATCTCGGCCGGGAAGGTGCCCCAACACGTGCAGATGGATTGGCGCGCGAGGAGCCCCATCGCCGCACCCTCAGCGATAGAGGCCGCGATCTGTTCAGGCGTCTAAGCAATGCACCACAATACACGCCAATGCCTCAACAGCTGCCCCGCGCGCCCTCATCCCCCATTGCCTTCGTTACCACTCCTTCGGGCTTGCACCAGCGCGTTcccgatgacgacgacgagcaacATCCTATATCACCCCTTGCCGACCGGGGTGCATTCCAGTCGGCCATTGGCTTCGCCGGCCTCTCATTCACTCCGCGCTCCGACCACCATCATGAGGGCGATAGTTCCAGCGATTGGGATTCGGATGGCTCAGATGGACCCACGCGCACGCCTCAACGTGCTTCCCGGGCGACACTAGATACACTTCCTCCATTGCGCACACcagcgagcagcaagagcaagagcaacatAGCACCCGTTGAGCTAGATGACGGGCCGGCATTTGTGTCTCCTGGAGGCGCAGATGACAACGACGACACACTACCATTGACAGATTCGATACGGCTACAGCCATTGTCTGCTGGCAAATTGAGCACGCCCAGTCGTGATGGCAACCGGAGCACATCTGGCGTGAGCGGGCTGAGTGCCCGTTTCTCGCCCAGTCGAGGGGACAGTCGATCGCGGAGCGGATCAAGACTAGGCGACGACCTAGCGAATGCAGAACAGGGCTCGAGGCTTTCCAGTCGTCACTCCACGTCTCTGAGTGCAAATGCTGAGTCACCACTGGCACGGACAGGAACTATGCTGCGCAAAATGTCTCAAAGAGTAGTCAATTTGAGTAACGAGGCCGAGGTGCTCGACCGAGATCGTACTCCACCTCGACGCTCATTCGTGCAGGAACGAACTATTCCAGAGTCTGAAGAAACGCCAGGACTCACTCTAGATGGAGCTGCATCGTCCAAATCGGAACCCAATGAAAAATCCAAGGAGCCCACGTCCACTGTCAATGTTGAAATGCCAGAACTACCCAGAATTGACCGGAATCCTCTGCGAGGAAAGTCGCTGGGCGCTTTCTCGCCTGAGAGCAGGATACGGCGTGGGCTGCTCGAATTTCTGGTGCATCCATTTGTCGAGCCGTTCATACTATTACTCATTGTCACTCAGACGATCATCCTGGCTGTTGACGCGGCACCTAATGTCTACACGGAACCACGCCCAACGACATGGGGCAACAACTGGACAGACTGGTTACTCTTTGCTATCTTCGTGGTTTACACTTTGGAAATCGTTGTCAAGGTGATCGTTTCCGGATTTATATTCAACCCCGTGGAGTACAGTACCATCGATCGAAGCGTTGGAGTCAGGACAGCACTCAAGAAGAAAGCCGATGCCCTATTTACGCTTCACAGAAGCTCTTCCAAAGCAGGGTCCCGGGAGAACGCGCTGCATGCGTACCGTGCCCCTGCTCCCGATTCACTTTTGCGGTCTTTCACCACTCAGAATTTTGACGACATACCAGGGGGCTCAAGACAAGCTCAGAAGAAGCGCTTGGCTCACCGAGCGTTTTTACGCCATTCATTCAATCGCTTAGATTTTGTGGCTGTTGTCTCCTTCTGGATCAGCTTCGTTCTGGGATCTGCCGGCGCAGAGTACCAGTATCAGGTCTACGTTTTCCGTATGATGAGCTGTTTGCGGATCCTCCGTTTACTAGGTATCACAAGCGGCACATCTGTCATCCTTCGCAGCTTGAAAAGGGCGATGCCCACACTCTTGAACGTTGCCTTCTTGATAGGGTTCTTCTGGTTGCTCTTTTCCATCGTTGGCGTGCAGAGTTTCAAGTCAAGCCTCCGCAGAACGTGCGTCTTCGATGGTAGCCTCGCATATCCTCCCCTCGAAGGACCGGAAAGCAACAACACCCAAAACCAGCCGCCGCCCGCAGGTAACTTTCAATTCTGTGGTGGGTGGTTGGCACAAAACGGTTCCAAGATGCCATGGCTAAAAGAGGATGGCTCTTGGGGCGCTTCGAAGCATAAAGGTTTTCTGTGTCCGATAGGCTCATTCTGTGTTGAGGGCGACAATCCGTACAACGGCACGATTGGGTTTGACAACATCCTCTATTCAGCGGAGCTCGTCTTCGTGATCATGACTTCCAACACCTTCACCGATACAATGTACTACCTCACGGACTCAGATTACTTAGCCGCAGCGCTCTTCTACGCACTTGGAATCATCATCTTGACCTTCTGGCTCATCTCGCTACTGATTGCAGTCATCACCTCTTCGTTCCAGGTCATACGGGAAGAAAGCAAGACCAGCGCATTCATGAACGCGATCGACCCAGCGGAAGCTTTGTCGGAGACGGAACCGGCAGACTCGGACAACCGTAGAGCTGGCGTAAAGCGCGTCACAGGCATCAAGCGGGCCTACGAGAAGACCTACTGGTTTTGGGTCATTGTAATCGCATTTGATCTGGTCGTACAAAGCTTGCGCACAGATACCATGGGCCGTTTCACGAAGCACCTCATTAGCAACACTGAGCTTGGTATAACCTTATTGCTCATATTCGAAATCGCGTTTCGTTTCGCGTCCGACTGGAGGGACTTTCGGCACCATCGCCGGAACTGGTTCGATCTGTTTTTGGCAATAATGACTGGCATTATCCAGTTGCCGCCGATCAAGCACTCTGGCGATCCGTACGCGTGGCTTACGGTCTTCCAGATTTTGCGCATATATCGCGTTGTTCTAGCAGTCCAACTCACAAGAGACCTGattctgctggtgctgcgacACGTCTCGGGTGTATTGAATCTGATCTTGTTCGTGTTTCTGCTTACGTTTCTGGCGGCGATATTTGCATCCCAGCTATTCCGAGGTCAGCTCCCCATACTGGATGGCGAGGGTAACTACATTGAGGTGACCTTCGCCACCATCTTCAATTCGTTCCTGGGCATGTACCAAGTATTGTCATCGGAGAATTGGACCGATATCATGTACAATGTGGGCAGGTTTGATGCACAATACGGCACGGCATGGATCGCATCCATATTCTTCATTATATGGTTCTGTCTCGCGAACTTTGTCGTGCTCAACATGTTTATTGCTGTCATTCAGGAGAACTTCGATGTCTCTGAAGACCAGAAGCGAATGCAGCAAGTTCGAATGTTTCTGCAGCGGAAAGAGCTTGGAAGTGACGGAGGCGGCACGCTCTCACTGGCAACCATTTTCAAGTTCGGCCAAATGAAGCGCCAAGATCCCCTGGATTTTGGCTCAGCTGCAACTGAGATGTTGCTCAAGGATGCAGTAGTCAAGGACTTTTTGGACGAAATCCAGCAGGAAGAGAAGGATTTTCGTCGTGCACCTACGGCTGGTCTGACCTCAGCGTCGACTCTCAACCTCATTCGACAACCGGCTGGCTGGGCTTCCAAGTTCGAGGAATGGTTCGACAAGCATGTCTGGAATAGACAACCCAATCCTTTCTACGCGCGAATTCAGTTGACCAGACCGCACGAGGAACTCAACCCGCGTCAATTGgcggaagaagtcgtcgcGGCGGCTGAGCGGCGAAAAATCTCTCAGCGCGAATATCTTCGACAGCACCCCAACTACAACACCACACTTTACATGTTTACTCCAGAGAACCCACTGCGTAAACTGTGCATGCGAATTGTTGGTCCAGGGCGGGGCCAGCGTATCCAGGGTGTACAGCCAAATCCCACAGTCTGGTATGCCTTCTCAGCATTCATCTATGCCGCCATTGTCGGTATGGTCTTGCTAGCGTGTGTGACAACTCCACTGTACCAGCTGGAGTATTTCAAAACGCACCCCAACATCAGCGATCGATACAATTGGTTCATCTGGACTGACATTGGCTTTGCTGGGCTCTTTACGGTCGAAGCTATCATCAAGGTCATAGCGGATGGCTTTCTCTGGAGTCCAAATGCGTACTTCCGCAGCTCGTGGGGATTTATCGATGGTATTGTTCTGATCACGCTCTGGATCAATGTGCTCACTTCCCTGTACAGCCCTGGTAGTGGATCGCGCGCTGTGGGGGCATTCAAGGCACTGCGAGCACTCCGACTTCTCAATGTCAGCGACAGTGCACGCGACACATTCCATTCCGTGATTGTCCTTGGCGGCTGGAAAGTGTTGAGTGCAGCATTCGTCTCGCTGAGTTTGCTCATTCCATTCGCCATATATGGTCTCAACCTTTTTGCCGGAAAGATGGCCTGGTGCAACGACTGGCAGCAGTATGATGTTCACAACTTGACCGATTGCGTCGGCGAATCGGTCTTCTCGCCAATCGGGTACGACATGATCATGCCCAGAAGGGTTGCAAATGTGAACTTTTCGTACGATTTCGACTCCTTTGGCGACGCACTATTCATTCTTTTTCAAGTCGTATCGCAAGAGGGCTGGGTGGACTTGATGTGGAGTGCGCAGTCGATCACTGGAGTTTTCACACAGCCTGCTTGGTTCTCACAGCAGGGCAATGCAGTCTACTTTGTCCTCTTCAATTTGTTAGGAGCCGTGTTCGTGCTGACCTTGTTTGTGTCGGTCTTTATGCGCAACTATACCGAACAGACAGGGGTCGCATTTCTGACAGTTGAGCAACGCTCTTGGTTGGAGCTCCGAAAATTGCTGCGGCAAGTCGCGCCATCGAAGCGTCCAAATCGACAGAAGCAGCGACAGAGCTGGCAAGAATGGTGCTACCGGCAAGCTGTTACCAAAAAGGGCAAATGGCAACGTACCATAACCGGAATACTCATCGCTCATCTGGCTTTACTGTGCATGGAATGGTACCCGGAACCTTGGGCTTGGACTGTCGGCCGATTGCTCCTTTTCTTCATTTTCACCCTGTTCTACATCGCAAATATCTTTGTCCGTCTGGTTGGATTGTCGTGGACACGATTCAGGAAAAGCGCCTGGGATGTCTACTCATTGATCGTAGTGAGTGCAACCTTTGCAACGGCCATACTGGTTTTCGGCAACTTGCACAGCAACATCTACTCGCAGACACATAAGCTGTGCCTGGTGGCTGTAGCTCTCATGCTCATTCCTCGTAATAATCAGCTGGACCAACTTTTCAAGACTGCGGCAGCTAGTTTCAGCGCCATTGCGAATTTACTGGCGACATGGTTTGTGCTTTTCCTGGTCTACGCTATTGCATTCACCCAGACCTTTGGACTGACGCGCTTTGGGGAGAATGAAACGGGCAACATCAATTTCCGCACAGTGCCAAAAGCTCTCATCCTGCTGTTCAGAATCAGCGTGGGAGAAGGATGGAATCAACTGATGATGGACTTCGCAAACATTCGTCCACCATATTGCACCTTGGCAGACGACTACTTCAAGACCGACTGCGGCAGCAAGCAGTGGGCCTACGCGCTGTTTGTTTCGTGGaacatcatcagcatgtACATCTTCGTCAATTTGTTCATTTCGCTGATATATGAGAGCTTCTCGTACGTATATCAGCGAAGCAGTGGCCTGTCCATCATCAGTCGGGAAGAAATTCGGCGCTTCAAGCAGGCATGGGCGGAGTACGATCCAAATGGTTCCGGCTACATCACCAAAGAACAGTTCCCTCGGTTCCTGGGGGAGTTATCCGGCATATTCGAGATGCGTATTTACGATGGTGACTTCACAGTCAAGTCATTGATAGACGATTGCAGGGTGGCTTCTCATAGAGCCTCGCAGCTAACCCTCGACGGCGAAGGGTCTAATCGTGGTGTCAAGATTGACATTGACAAACTGAACCGCCGACTGGCCGAATTGCCGGTGCACGAGATCCGCaaccggagaagaaggatgaaCACTTTTTACGAAGAAGTGCTGGTTTCCGCAGACCCCGATCGAGGCATTGCATTCAACGCGCTATTGATGGTTTTGGCACACTACAAAGTGATCAACGACAGCAAAAGTCTCAAACTGGAAGAATTTTTGCGCCGACGTGCGCGTTTGCAACGTGTGGAGGAGGCTGTCAACCGCAATATCGTGATGGGCTTTTTCGACACACTGTATTGGTCCCGCAgatttagaaggagaattgATGCCAAGAAGTCCGCGCGCATGACGGCGGTACCATCATTCGGTGTACCAGAGATCTTGGTGGAGGATGAAACAGAACACGAAGCGAAACAGAGCAGAAAGGTAGAGATACCGGCACTCAGCATCACGCCGGTCGATCCTGAACCGGACGACTCATTGAGGTCGTACGACGCAGAAAGTGGACCTTCTGGCGCGAGAGGGCGTTCAAGCAGTGGTGCTCTGCCGCAACTGGATCTGGCGCGACGCTCGTCAATTCAATTGACGCCGACATCGTCGCCGATACGAGAAGAATTCCATCTGAGTCCAGAGGCACGATCAACTCACCGGCCaacggcgagcagcagcagcatccagCCCGATTGGCACTTTGCTGCGGCCTTCGAAGGAGGGCGGAACTCCCATTCCCCTCCGGCAAGCCCGGGAGAGCCCCCTGACCCATCGCGAAGTCGAGCCAACAGTGCCGTCAGCGAGAGTTTCTCCGAGAGTGCATGGGGTCAGAGTATGCGTAGGAGTTACACGCAAAAGGCGAGAGGGAGTGGATCGAAGGACCGCAGTAGCGGGGGAAGGGATGCTTAG
- the CLA4 gene encoding Protein kinase: protein MAAQQAADAVKDAVNTVTEKVSSLTTGAGSNDNGTDNANTGGTTPNLVLDEVTGEKVSKSELKKRIKAREKEAKKAAAPPKQAPASSKKKVGGAQDDEAQLNPNQYFEIRSRAVKRMKETSSPNPYPHKFHVTYDLRDFEKDFGHLKKGDVLKDKAISVGVRIYNIRTSGENLRFYEVAVNGAEIQIMAQNLESTSATPFAEQHDILRRGDIIGVTGYPGRTSPKREDNPGELSIFAQEVTLLAPCLHQIPSEHYGFRDQESRYRNRHLDMIMNKSTVDTFIARSKIVRYVRNYFDNNGFYELETPILLKSAGGATAKPFFTHHNDLNMTLALRIATELPLKQLVIGGIHRVYELGRQFRNEGIDLTHNPEFTTCEYYEAFADVYDVMERTEELVEGMVKFVTGGLQTKFTTVDGEVYDVNWAKPWKRIEMIPALEEACGEKFPPGDQLHTAETNEFLRRMLKKTGLECTPPLTNARMIDKMVGEFIEEKCINPTFITGHPQVMSPLAKYHRANAGLCERFEAFVCKKEIVNAYTELNDPFDQRLRFEEQANQKAQGDDEAQPLDEGFLNALEYGLPPTGGWGMGIDRMVMFLTNNYSIKEVLTFPFMKDEIQAPKPKAAEVVDVEPVPVEGITHK, encoded by the exons ATGGCAgcccagcaagcagcagacgcGGTGAAGGATGCCGTCAACACCGTGACCGAGAAGGTGTCGTCGCTCACGACGGGCGCTGGCAGCAACGACAATGGCACGGACAATGCCAACACCGGAGGCACCACACCGAACTTGGTCTTGGACGAGGTCACTGGCGAGAAGGTGTCCAAGTCGGAGTTGAAGAAGCGAATCAAGGCGAGAGAGAAGGAGGCTAAGAAGGCTGCCGCACCGCCCAAGCAAGCGCcagcgagcagcaagaagaaggtcggCGGTGCACAGGACGACGAGGCACAGCTCAACCCAAACCAGTACTTCGAGATTCGATCCCGTGCTGTTAAGCGTATGAAGGAGACGAGCAGCCCCAACCCATACCCGCACAAATTCCACGTCACCTACGATCTGCGCGACTTTGAGAAGGACTTCGGACACCTCAAGAAGGGCGATGTGCTCAAGGATAAGGCTATTAGCGTGGGCGTGCGCATTTACAATATTCGTACATCTGGGGAGAACTTGCGTTTCTACGAGGTGGCTGTCAATGGCGCCGAGATTCAAATCATGGCTCAGAATCTGGAGAGCACGAGCGCTACACCCTTCGCCGAGCAGCACGATATCCTGCGTCGTGGCGACATTATTGGTGTGACAGGATACCCAGGGCGAACCAGCCCCAAGCGTGAGGACAACCCGGGCGAGCTCTCTATCTTCGCTCAAGAGGTCACATTGTTGGCACCGTGTCTGCACCAAATTCCTTCTGAGCACTATGGCTTCCGAGACCAGGAATCGCGGTACCGCAACCGCCACCTTGACATGATCATGAACAAGAGCACGGTTGACACATTCATCGCACGATCCAAGATTGTGCGATATGTGAGGAATTACTTTGACAACAATGGATTCTATGAGCTTGAAACTCCCATCCTTCTCAAGTCTGCTGGTGGCGCCACAGCCAAGCCTTTCTTCACACATCACAACGACCTGAACATGACTCTCGCTTTGCGTATTGCCACAGAACTGCCACTCAAGCAGCTCGTGATAGGTGGTATTCACAGAGTCTATGAGCTCGGTCGCCAATTCAGAAATGAGGGCATTGACCTGACTCACAACCCAGAGTTCACCACCTGTGAGTACTACGAAGCCTTCGCTGATGTTTACGATGTCATGGAACGCACCGAGGAGCTGGTCGAAGGAATGGTCAAGTTCGTAACAGGCGGACTTCAAACCAAGTTCACCACAGTCGACGGTGAGGTGTACGATGTCAACTGGGCCAAGCCTTGGAAGCGGATAGAGATGATTCCCGCACTTGAGGAGGCGTGCGGGGAGAAGTTCCCTCCAGGAGACCAATTGCATACAGCAGAGACCAACGAATTCCTGCGACGCATGCTCAAGAAGACTGGCCTCGAATGCACGCCTCCATTGACCAACGCGCGCATGATCGACAAGATGGTGGGCGAATTCATCGAAGAGAAGTGCATCAATCCTACCTTCATTACTGGGCATCCACAAGTCATGAGTCCTCTGGCCAAGTACCATCGCGCGAATGCCGGACTTTGCGAACGTTTCGAAGCATTTGTCTGCAAGAAGGAAATTGTGAATGCATACACCGAGTTGAACGACCCATTCGATCAGCGATTGCGTTTCGAGGAGCAGGCCAACCAAAAGGCTCAAGGAGATGATGAGGCACAGCCACTGGATGAAGGCTTCTTGAACGCACTCGAGTATGGTTTGCCACCTACCGGTGGATGGGGTATGGGAATTGATCGTATGGTCATGTTCTTGACGAACAATTACAGCATCAAGGAGGTGCTCACCTTCCCATTCATG AAGGATGAAATTCAGGCTCCAAAGCCTAAGGCGGCTGAGGTGGTGGACGTCGAGCCTGTGCCAGTGGAAGGAATCA CGCACAAGTGA